The proteins below come from a single Ochotona princeps isolate mOchPri1 chromosome 13, mOchPri1.hap1, whole genome shotgun sequence genomic window:
- the LOC101528613 gene encoding vomeronasal type-2 receptor 116-like yields the protein MWSVSIIFLLVPVLHVSQGMTDTDWFTYRKPSVNRHGDLMLGGFFPLYYTGRNSSSIQLTLSYSSRSWWLWKNYQYVLAFYFAIQEINKDPHLLPNLTLGFQWYNAFPGEQFTLWSLLYWLTGNTGNLPNYICQTQGVQLATIVGTASALSIEFGTLLELYKTPQLTFGPFDPMLNDKKQLPSLYQMASSDSSLSIAMITLLLHFGWTWVALFVSDDMKGEQFLQDIQAEMLKRGVCVALTVKLPVTKRLYQESDLTFMSRIQASTANVHILYGDVRALINVDISVEFFLTMGKVWVMASKWDIVVYKTDHILHSLHGSFSFFPHREEIHGLKDFLKTVEPSLFPEDFYFSKLWLLHLDCSPAGSFCGRIGNCSPNASLGFLPAHIDLMTLSDSSYLVYNAVYAVAHVTHTILMEKMELGSLGEAAQPVILPWQLHPVLRKLQFRNSAGDDVSLADPRHGVARYDIQNVVNFPAGLSLLVKIGEIYSTSSYEQGLLIHADLIEWPVAFKETPQSVCSQSCGPGFRILPQEGRPICCYTCVFCPEREMSNQTDAVHCVHCSQDEYPNRERTQCFPKLVTFLALESFLGTALACMALALALLTVIVLGVFVKHQDTPIVKANNHNLSYILLISLLLCFLCSFLFIGRPNTATCLLRQITFALMFTLAVSAVLAKTITVVLAFKAMKPGRTMRRLLVSGAPKAVIPICFLIQLTLCGIWLATSPPFVDTDAHSEHEHIILLCNEGSITAFYCVLGFLGSLALGTFTVAFLARNLPDTFNEAKFLTFSMLVFCSVWVTFLPVYHSTKGKVMVAVEVFSILASGVGLLGCIFAPKCYIILIKPEKNSLKSLKKKTSSNCV from the exons ATGTGGTCTGTGAGCATCATCTTCCTGCTCGTGCCTGTGCTACATGTATCACAGGGTATGACAGATACTGATTGGTTCACATACCGTAAGCCAAGTGTGAACAGACATGGGGACCTGATGTTGGGTGGCTTTTTCCCCCTTTACTACACAGGAAGAAACAGCAGCAGTATCCAGCTCACACTTTCTTACTCTTCTCGGTCTTG GTGGCTGTGGAAGAACTACCAATATGTGTTGGCTTTTTACTTTGCCATCCAGGAGATCAACAAGGATCCTCACCTGCTCCCCAACTTGACCCTGGGATTCCAGTGGTACAATGCCTTTCCCGGTGAGCAGTTCACCTTATGGAGCCTCCTATACTGGTTGACTGGGAACACTGGGAATTTACCTAACTACATCTGCCAGACACAAGGAGTGCAGCTGGCCACCATTGTTGGAACCGCTTCAGCACTGTCCATTGAATTTGGAACCCTTCTGGAGCTCTACAAAACCCCACAG CTGACCTTTGGTCCTTTTGATCCCATGCTAAATGATAAGAAGCAGTTACCATCCCTCTATCAGATGGCCAGCAGTGACAGTTCCCTGAGCATTGCAATGATTACCTTACTGCTACATTTTGGCTGGACATGGGTGGCACTCTTTGTGTCTGATGACATGAAAGGAGAGCAATTCCTGCAGGACATTCAAGCAGAGATGCTGAAGAGAGGAGTCTGTGTGGCCTTGACAGTGAAGCTCCCTGTCACCAAGAGGCTGTATCAAGAGAGTGATCTGACTTTCATGAGTAGGATCCAAGCTTCGACTGCAAATGTGCACATCCTCTATGGTGATGTAAGGGCCCTCATTAACGTGGACATTTCAGTGGAATTCTTTCTAACCATGGGGAAGGTGTGGGTGATGGCATCCAAGTGGGACATCGTTGTGTATAAGACAGACCACATACTGCACTCTTTGCATGGAAGCTTCTCATTTTTCCCCCACAGGGAGGAGATCCATGGCCTCAAAGATTTTCTCAAGACCGTGGAGCCTTCTCTCTTCCCAGAGGACTTTTACTTCAGTAAATTATGGCTCTTGCATCTGGACTGCTCACCAGCAGGGTCATTTTGTGGACGCATTGGAAACTGCTCACCAAATGCATCCTTGGGGTTTCTTCCAGCACACATTGACCTGATGACCCTCTCTGACTCCAGCTATTTAGTTTACAATGCAGTGTATGCTGTGGCCCATGTTACTCACACAATTCTTATGGAGAAAATGGAGCTGGGATCTCTGGGAGAAGCTGCCCAGCCAGTGATTCTTCCCTGGCAG CTCCACCCAGTTCTGAGGAAACTCCAGTTCAGAAACAGTGCTGGAGATGATGTATCCTTGGCTGACCCAAGGCATGGCGTGGCACGTTATGATATCCAGAATGTTGTGAATTTTCCTGCTGGACTGAGCTTGCTGGTGAAAATTGGAGAGATTTACTCCACTAGTTCATATGAGCAGGGGCTGTTGATCCATGCAGACCTGATAGAATGGCCTGTTGCCTTCAAGGAG ACTCCTCAGTCTGTGTGTAGCCAGAGCTGTGGTCCAGGATTCAGGATCTTGCCACAGGAAGGAAGACCCATCTGCTGCTACACCTGTGTGTTCTGTCCAGAGAGAGAAATGTCCAATCAGACAG ATGCAGTGCATTGTGTCCATTGCTCACAGGATGAGTACCCAAACAGGGAGAGAACACAGTGTTTCCCTAAACTGGTGACTTTCCTGGCTttagaaagttttctgggtactgCTCTGGCCTGCATGGCTCTGGCCCTCGCTCTCCTCACTGTTATCGTGCTGGGGGTCTTTGTGAAGCACCAAGACACTCCCATCGTCAAGGCCAATAACCACAACCTCAGCTACATCCTGCTTATCtcactcctcctctgcttcctctgttcCTTCCTTTTCATTGGCCGTCCCAACACAGCCACCTGCCTCCTAAGACAAATCACATTTGCTCTCATGTTCACACTGGCTGTTTCTGCTGTGCTGGCCAAAACCATCACTGTGGTTTTGGCCTTCAAGGCCATGAAGCCTGGAAGGACCATGAGACGATtgctggtgtcaggagccccaAAGGCTGTCATTCCCATCTGCTTCCTCATCCAACTGACTCTCTGTGGCATCTGGCTGGCAACATCACCTCCCTTTGTGGACACAGATGCACACTCTGAGCATGAACACATCATCCTCTTGTGCAACGAGGGCTCCATCACTGCCttctactgtgtgctgggcttcCTGGGCTCCTTGGCCCTGGGGACCTTCACTGTGGCTTTCCTTGCCAGGAACCTGCCTGACACGTTCAATGAAGCCAAGTTCCTGACATTCAGCATGCTGGTGTTCTGCagtgtgtgggtgaccttcctGCCTGTGTACCACAGCACCAAGGGGAAGGTCATGGTGGCTGTGGAGGTcttctccatcttggcctctggTGTGGGTCTTCTGGGCTGCATTTTTGCCCCCAAGTGCTACATTATTCTGATAAAGCCTGAAAAGAATTCTTTGAAAAGcttgaagaaaaaaacaagttctaATTGTGtctaa